The genomic stretch TTGGCAACCTGCGGCGGTAATTTTGGTTTGGGGCTCAGGGGGGGGCCGTGGGGCTTTCAGTGCGTTTAATGGTTTCTGGAGGCTCTTTTGGGCGTCTGCCTCGGCCGGGTCCAGCGCGAGAGGGGGTGGCAcggagctggcaggcaggggacGTCCCGTCTCCGGCAGAGGCGATGCCACCTGCTTTCTGTTGGCCAAGTCCTGCTCTGTCGCGTGGGCCATGTGGAGGGGAGTGGTGGTTTTGATGACGGTGTGGGGGCTGTTCCCCGCCTCCGGTGCCGGCTGCCCGGGGGAGCCCTCACCCAGCCCCGTGGCCACCGACTCGCTGCCGGACAAGAGGGGCATGCTGCCCCCCGGCAGCGCGCACAAGCCCTCCGGCCAGCGCCCGGGGCCAGTGGGGCTCCCCGGCCCGTTCTGCTGCAAACTGGTGAGCTCCCCCGTGGATGCAGCTTTGGCTGCCAAGCGCTTCAAGTCCGTTGGGTCTGGCAATGCCACTTGGCAGCGCTCCTCAGCTGTCTGCTCCCTGCGCTCGCTCTCAGGGGAGCTGTCGTGCTGTGACGTGCcggagagctgctggcagccgcCCGGCCAGGGGCGAGGGGGTGCATCGAGCGCTTTGTCTTCACCGAGGGAAGATGCTTGTTCTCCTGCCAGCCGGGCAGCAGGACTTGGCTGCCATACCGCGTGGTCCACAGCAGAAGGCTCAGCTGTGCTCAAGTCCGGAGGACACGGCGCGTTTTCGAGCAAGGAGTCCAAGGAGCCGTGcttggctggggtggggagggagacCGGCCCGTGGTTCACCACGGCACGGCCGGGAGCGAGGAGCGGCTGCTCCGGAGGCAGGGCCGTGggcaggaggtggtggtggcccTGCATCTCACTTGCCTTCAGAAGAGATGGCAGCTGCCCATCCTCGGTGGGTTCCACCCGACGCTCCTCTCCCGGCAGCCCACCCACAGGAGGATGCAGGGGGATGTCCGTCGTTTCAGCTGCTTCGCTGCCCGGGAGGGTGGGAGTCCTGGAGTCTGCCACCGCCGTTCCTCCCAGGGCCCCGGGACCTCGCTGGGGATGGGGCTCCCTGTCTGGGGGGTGCTCGCCCACCCGCCCATTCTGGCCGTTGGCCGCCACGCTGCCCTTCACAGCTACTGGGTTGAGGGagagctccagccccaggggtTTCCGTGGGAACTCCTCAGGCTTTGCTGCAttggaagcagagaaaacaaaataaaccccaaaccgTGCATCACTTCACTTCTGCACCCGGCATGCCCCAACCGGGGGGAAGGCAGACGCTGCACCCAGCAGGTGCCAGCCCTCCTGGGCTGCCCCGGTTCCCAGCCACGCCAGAGGGATGCTCTGGTCCCCAGGGGACACGGGTACCACCGGCTGCCTCCACCGGGCCGCCCACCTTCCCCTCGACGCACCTGGTGGGGGAAGGTCAAATTTCATCTTGCGCAGTTCAGTCATCGACACCTGCAGCTGCTCGATGACGGCATCGTCCTCGTACTGCAGGGAAGCGGCaattttctcctgcagaaaTTCCCGTAAATCTTCCAGCGTCATCTTCAGCAAGCGCTCTGGGGGATGACAGACAGGAGTAATGGCAGCGGCATGGCCAAGCTGCTGGGTAGCACAAGCGTGGGTTGCATTGCTTTGGTTTTATCcaggtttctgctgctgctcccactcCAAGGTGGGACAGCCTGAATATTTTTGCCTCTTTCCCACCCTCCTGCTGTTGCTGGGGGTTGCTGATACATTTACATGTCCGTGCCACCTGCGGGCAGTAGCTCAGCAATGGCAGGATGATGACGGCTGGGACCTACGCTGACCAGGATGCATGGTTTGGGCCATTTCTGGAAGTTCTCACCAGTACCTCtaggaggaggaaaagctcCAGGAGACAGACCCGGAGCATCAGACTGAACAGCCGCCAGCCCCGGGCAGAGGCGCAGGCAGAGGTGCTGACCCACgccaggggtgcaggcaggggtgggatgcaggcaggaaTAGGATGCAGGCAGAGATGCCGATCCACACCACACATTCTTAGGAAGGAGAGGTGACTTCCCAGCCAGGCTGAAACTTCTGCCTGCCAGTTGCCCAGCCTTTGCAAACCAACGGGATACTTAAAGATGTATTTCAGGATAGCCTGTTCTTCATTCGgctgaaggaagaagcagggtGGCTGTTTGCAGAAGCCAACACACACAGTCCCGATAAATCCCGCTGGCCCACAGGTTCCCAACATGCACCGTCAGCATCGCTCCCGCCCCAGATCAGAGACCTAACGGGGTGACAAAAGCAAGGCTGCTAGTTTATGGGAGAAGAGGGGTTCAAAATCCCAAAGACCTCGAGGTAGAAACATCATTGCCCTAATATTATGTCAGAAACCCTGGGTCTGGTCATTTTAGAAACGTATTAATagatttcttcctccctctAACAGCCCTTTCAGCTGAACCACTACACAGAGCTTTGCAGTCAGATGGGTCTGTGTTACCCCTAAAAGTCTGTTGATAAAATGCGGGGCGCAGCAAGCACGAAGGCAGCCGGGAGCGTTTCAGGTGGGGCTTGCTGCGCGCTGAGCGCAGCGTTTCAACCCTTGCAGCATCTCACAGCCTCCCCGCAGCACCAGCACGGGCCGGTGCCTTCTGGGGCCGGGGCAGGCACGAAGCAGGCCGGTGGTGGCCACCAAGGCTCGCCGGACCAGCTGCGTGCGGGTGGCCCAGCACGGCGCCACCCCTGCCGTACCAGATGCGCCCTGCTGGGACCTTACTTTTGTGCAGCTTGAGGATGGTGTAAGCCATGGCTGTCAGCACCCGCTCGCCTTCCAGAATGTAGATATCCCACAGCCGCAGGGTGAGGGTGAAGGGGGTCTGtttcaaacacacaaacaaaaagcctcaTTAGCACCAAACTCATTGGCACCGACTGGTGGGATGATGATGCAGAGTTTGGTGGCACCGCCACGTCCCCTTCCACCGCAACATGCAACAGGGCATTGGATTAGTCTACAACACAAAACCCTATTTTAGAGTTGATGGTTTTGCCTTAAAGCTAAGACCCTTGGGTGGCTGGAAAAGTACTTAAAACCTGGCCACGaatgcagaaaaaggagaaactttCCACACAGGCATGCTAGCACGTGGACTCCCCTACCCTGGAGGGAGCATCATCATCTTCCAGCCTTGCGAGCACACAAAACCACTCCTGTATCCATCCAGATTGCCCAGACAGATGAAAGGCTATTGATGGCACAGGTCTGAGGGCCCAACAGTGCTTCactaagcattaaaaaaataaaaaaatcactccttCGGTGTCTAGAGAAGTACTCTTCATTACACACAGGCTTATTTGTGCCTGCTAGAAAAACCCAGATCCAACCTAACAAACAGGACTGAACTGATACCCAAAATGA from Falco rusticolus isolate bFalRus1 chromosome 10, bFalRus1.pri, whole genome shotgun sequence encodes the following:
- the LOC119154592 gene encoding uncharacterized protein LOC119154592 isoform X3, yielding MLKKWGKYRNSDKMCRRVYKGIPLQVRGQVWSLLLDVEKMKKENEGKYEQMKEQAKSLSSEIKQIDLDVNRTFRNHIMFRDRYGVKQQALFHVLSAYSVYNTEVSYCQGMSQIAAVLLMYLNEEDAFWALAQLLTNQRHAMHGFFIPGFPKLQRFQAHHEQILSKLFPKLKKHMDKEQMTTGIYTTKWFLQCFIDRTPFTLTLRLWDIYILEGERVLTAMAYTILKLHKKRLLKMTLEDLREFLQEKIAASLQYEDDAVIEQLQVSMTELRKMKFDLPPPAKPEEFPRKPLGLELSLNPVAVKGSVAANGQNGRVGEHPPDREPHPQRGPGALGGTAVADSRTPTLPGSEAAETTDIPLHPPVGGLPGEERRVEPTEDGQLPSLLKASEMQGHHHLLPTALPPEQPLLAPGRAVVNHGPVSLPTPAKHGSLDSLLENAPCPPDLSTAEPSAVDHAVWQPSPAARLAGEQASSLGEDKALDAPPRPWPGGCQQLSGTSQHDSSPESERREQTAEERCQVALPDPTDLKRLAAKAASTGELTSLQQNGPGSPTGPGRWPEGLCALPGGSMPLLSGSESVATGLGEGSPGQPAPEAGNSPHTVIKTTTPLHMAHATEQDLANRKQVASPLPETGRPLPASSVPPPLALDPAEADAQKSLQKPLNALKAPRPPPEPQTKITAAGCQIPLGEQFPLGLPSPGEAAQIGHLLVGTGGRRGRGSGCWSSTLTPFSGPPPLQQGRVGVAAQHCASVRAPGEEVGAVAAGARSHQQIGFASFLWTNGKALSFLCCSKLSEPHHALVGQQQGWGTQLGNAVRVFCSCLRWVPVAVGVSLKCPAGAASSVAPKGPCHRSSAFVAGGGSGGGGRAVVPGRARAALPAPCNPAERCPALPGAYCSGGGCLGQGGLLGGTPVKDHRQGGFFPKVTGTAMEVEPGLPAGLPLLGAGWELLVARRGTAKPAW